In Carassius gibelio isolate Cgi1373 ecotype wild population from Czech Republic chromosome B17, carGib1.2-hapl.c, whole genome shotgun sequence, a single window of DNA contains:
- the socs4 gene encoding suppressor of cytokine signaling 4 — protein MSERKPKNADTRPKNLRSWSADSYIRSIKKRSRGSHHETASREEEGEGTDDQTVRSASSPRRRRERKCSCTIPGETDPDSPCRKALSRRSLRQKFQDAVGQCLPLRNHHHHHHHQSGSSRPFSVLLWSKRKIHVSELMEDKCPFSPKSELAQCWHLIKKHGTHTKPSLSIETEPKGPLLSSSPPKLISWEEISSTGASSLDDWDPSLAHGDTECCAHTDYILVPDLLQINNSPCYWGVLDRFEAEQLLEGQPEGTFLLRDSAQDEYLFSVSFRRYSRSLHARIEQNGKRFSFDGRDPCMYRDSSVTGLLKHYSDPATCLFFEPLLSRPLSRNFPFSLQHMCRAVICSCTTYQGIDTLPLPYSLRHFLRQYHYRCNGACAV, from the coding sequence ATGTCAGAGAGGAAGCCCAAAAACGCAGATACACGTCCCAAGAACCTGAGGAGCTGGAGCGCTGATAGTTACATCCGCAGTATTAAAAAGCGCTCCCGTGGATCACATCATGAGACAGCGTCCAGAGAGGAAGAGGGGGAGGGAACAGACGACCAGACTGTACGCTCTGCTTCTAGTCCTCGTAGACGTCGAGAGCGAAAGTGCAGCTGTACGATCCCTGGAGAAACGGATCCAGACTCTCCTTGCAGGAAAGCCCTGTCCCGCCGGTCTCTGAGGCAGAAGTTTCAAGACGCCGTTGGCCAGTGTCTCCCTCTTCGcaatcaccaccaccaccatcaccaccagTCTGGTTCCTCACGTCCATTCTCCGTCCTTCTTTGGTCCAAACGGAAGATTCATGTGTCCGAGCTCATGGAGGACAAGTGTCCGTTTTCTCCGAAATCCGAATTGGCTCAGTGTTGGCATCTGATCAAGAAGCATGGCACTCACACAAAACCTTCTTTAAGCATCGAAACCGAACCCAAAGGCCCCTTGTTATCCTCTTCTCCTCCAAAGCTCATTTCATGGGAAGAGATCAGCTCTACTGGGGCTTCTAGTCTGGATGACTGGGATCCGTCTTTAGCACATGGAGACACTGAGTGCTGCGCCCACACTGACTACATCCTGGTTCCTGATCTGCTTCAGATCAACAACAGCCCTTGTTATTGGGGTGTCCTGGATCGTTTTGAAGCTGAGCAGCTTTTGGAAGGGCAACCAGAGGGGACTTTTCTGCTCCGAGACTCTGCTCAGGATGAATACCTCTTCTCAGTTAGCTTCAGACGCTATAGCCGCTCCCTCCATGCTCGAATAGAGCAAAACGGGAAGCGCTTTAGTTTTGATGGCCGTGACCCTTGTATGTACAGAGATTCCAGTGTCACAGGCCTGTTGAAGCACTACAGTGACCCGGCCACATGCCTATTTTTTGAGCCTCTTCTCTCTCGCCCACTATCTAGGAACTTTCCTTTCTCTCTGCAGCACATGTGCAGAGCGGTCATTTGTAGCTGTACAACATATCAGGGCATTGACACCTTGCCTTTACCCTACAGTTTGAGACACTTCCTTAGGCAATACCACTATAGATGCAATGGAGCTTGTGCTGTTTGA
- the styx gene encoding serine/threonine/tyrosine-interacting protein, with protein sequence MDEGNKLQFPSLPAAKEEQLDWAYPMRREMQEILPGLFLGPYSAAMKSKLSMLEKQGITHIVCVRQDIEANFIKPNFPHKFRYLVLDIADNPVENIIRYFPMTKEFIDGCLETGGKALVHGNAGISRSAALVIAYLMETFGVKYRDAFSHVQERRFCINPNVGFVHQLQEYEAIYLAKLTIKMMSPIQLGRSFSIQAGMPGSLKRTLEEDEDFGSMQVTAAQNG encoded by the exons ATGGACGAAGGGAATAAACTCCAGTTCCCGTCCCTCCCAGCCGCCAAAGAAGAGCAGCTG GACTGGGCATATCCAATGAGGAGAGAGATGCAG GAAATCCTCCCTGGCTTGTTTCTTGGCCCTTATTCAGCTGCTATGAAGAGTAAG CTCTCAATGCTGGAGAAGCAGGGGATAACTCACATTGTGTGTGTCAGACAAGACATTGAGGCCAACTTTATAAAGCCAAACTTTCCTCATAAATTTAG GTACCTTGTTTTAGATATAGCAGATAACCCTGTGGAGAATATTATTAGATATTTCCCAATG ACTAAAGAATTTATTGATGGATGTTTAGAGACGGGGG GAAAGGCACTTGTTCATGGAAATGCAGGGATATCAAGAAG TGCTGCCTTAGTTATTGCCTACCTTATGGAGACATTTGGTGTGAAATACAG GGATGCGTTTAGTCATGTACAGGAGAGACGATTTTGCATTAATCCCAATGTAGGCTTTGTTCATCAGCTACAG GAATATGAAGCAATATATCTTGCAAAGCTTACCATCAAGATGATGTCACCCATCCAGTTGGGCAGGTCTTTCTCCATCCAAGCTGGGATGCCAG GAAGTCTAAAGCGAACACTAGAAGAGGATGAAGATTTCGGGAGTATGCAAGTTACAGCAGCACAAAATGGATAG
- the gnpnat1 gene encoding glucosamine 6-phosphate N-acetyltransferase — MITQEEVCMSCRNTELKISVTGFIQAVNIHMSPASGMLLDETPLFDPSLLKELDWSSNKVSFSPPISPSQPGEGLVLRPLCTADLDRGFYKVLSQLTVAGDVTEEQFKANFEHMKKSGDYYVIVVEDTNLGQIVATATLIIEHKFIHACAKRGRVEEVVVSDVCRGKQLGKLLVSTLTLLSKKLQCYKVTLECAPKNVEFYKKFGYSASDETYMQCRFFD, encoded by the exons ATGATAACGCAGGAGGAAGTGTGTATGTCATGCAGAAACACTGAACTGAAGATCTCTGTAACTGGATTCATTCAAGCGGTCAATATCCATATGTCTCC GGCCTCTGGAATGTTGCTCGACGAGACGCCCCTGTTTGATCCTTCTCTGCTTAAAGAGCTGGACTGGAGCAGCAACAAGGTCTCCTTCTCGCCCCCTATTTCTCCCTCTCAGCCCGGAGAAGGTCTGGTCCTCCGTCCTCTCTGTACTGCTGACCTAGACAGAG GCTTCTATAAGGTCTTATCACAGCTCACAGTGGCTGGGGATGTCACAGAAGAACAGTTCAAAG CAAATTTTGAGCATATGAAGAAATCTGGAGACTATTATGTGATAGTGGTGGAAGACACAAACCTTGGACAAATTGTTGCCACAGCAACACTCATCATAGAGCACAAATTTATCCATGCTTGTGCAAAG AGGGGGCGTGTGGAAGAAGTGGTTGTGAGTGACGTATGCAGAGGGAAACAGCTTGGAAAACT gtTGGTATCAACATTGACTCTACTCAGCAAAAAATTGCAGTGCTACAAAGTAACACTGGAGTGTGCGCCGAAAAATGTGGAGTTTTATAAGAAGTTTGGCTACTCCGCTTCAGATGAGACTTACATGCAGTGCCGGTTCTTTGACTGA